One genomic segment of Candidatus Methylomirabilota bacterium includes these proteins:
- a CDS encoding cyclase family protein: MRFIAIGIAMVVALGAASVTAHAQSWRPPADNQRCPSKWGAGDERGSANHMKPETVLRATRLIRTGEVIELGHELASSMPFFGTRRFDVHTKRTFMNVPTNRRGSNEEIVITEIGQVGTQLDGFAHQTIENSMYNCFKVDEVSSRGGFTKLGIEKVGALITRGVLIDVAGLKGVDILGDNYEITEQDLQQALQRQNLKLQPGDAVIIHTGWGKLWGKDNARYVKSCPGVGVKAAEWLVKQDPMLVGSDNWPVEVAPNPDKEISLPVHQILLVINGIHLLENMKLDELTSKRVHEFAFMMQPLKVKGGSGSTVAPIAVR; the protein is encoded by the coding sequence ATGCGATTCATCGCCATCGGCATCGCCATGGTCGTGGCGCTCGGCGCGGCGAGCGTCACCGCCCACGCCCAGTCCTGGCGCCCGCCCGCCGACAACCAACGCTGCCCCTCGAAATGGGGGGCGGGCGACGAGCGAGGTTCGGCCAACCACATGAAGCCCGAAACGGTGCTCCGGGCGACACGGCTCATCCGCACCGGAGAGGTGATCGAGCTCGGCCACGAGCTCGCTTCGTCGATGCCGTTCTTCGGCACCCGGCGCTTCGACGTGCACACCAAGCGGACCTTCATGAACGTGCCGACGAACCGCCGCGGCAGCAACGAGGAGATCGTCATCACCGAGATCGGCCAGGTGGGCACCCAGCTCGACGGCTTCGCCCACCAGACGATCGAGAACAGCATGTACAACTGCTTCAAGGTCGACGAGGTCTCATCCCGGGGCGGGTTCACCAAGCTGGGAATCGAGAAGGTCGGCGCCCTGATCACGCGCGGCGTGCTGATCGACGTCGCCGGGCTGAAGGGCGTGGACATCCTGGGCGACAACTACGAGATCACGGAGCAGGACCTGCAGCAGGCGCTGCAGCGGCAGAATTTGAAATTGCAGCCCGGCGACGCCGTGATCATCCACACCGGCTGGGGCAAGCTCTGGGGCAAGGACAATGCCCGCTACGTGAAGAGCTGCCCGGGTGTCGGCGTCAAGGCAGCCGAGTGGCTAGTTAAGCAGGACCCGATGCTGGTCGGGTCGGACAACTGGCCGGTGGAGGTCGCGCCCAATCCCGATAAGGAGATCTCCCTGCCCGTCCACCAGATCCTGCTCGTGATCAACGGCATCCACCTGCTGGAGAACATGAAGCTGGACGAGCTGACCTCGAAGCGCGTACACGAGTTCGCGTTCATGATGCAGCCGCTGAAGGTCAAGGGCGGCTCGGGCTCGACCGTCGCGCCCATCGCCGTCCGCTGA
- a CDS encoding branched-chain amino acid ABC transporter permease, protein MTILAQQLLLGLLIGGIYGLAAAGLSLVFGVLKVLNVAHGELIMLGGYGTFWAVALLGIDPFASLVLVLPLSLLLGLGLYWALFGFVVRADEETRVKNSLLIGFGLALALHALAVRLWTADERSIITPYGGAVVSVGDLSIPVVRLLSLALAFALIGGLHLLLRHWRWGKAIRATAEDWQAALLTGIDVRRAYLLAFAIGTGLAGAAGTLVSVGYSVSPSIGLEWTLKALIVVVLAGLGSMIGTFVGGLFLGLAEAASAAAFGGPYREVVGLVIFVVVLVVRPRGLFGR, encoded by the coding sequence GTGACGATCCTCGCCCAGCAGCTCCTGCTCGGGCTCCTGATCGGCGGGATCTACGGGCTGGCGGCGGCGGGGCTCTCGCTCGTCTTCGGCGTCCTCAAGGTCCTCAACGTCGCCCACGGCGAGCTGATCATGCTCGGCGGCTACGGCACCTTCTGGGCCGTTGCCCTCCTCGGCATCGATCCCTTCGCCTCGCTCGTGTTGGTGCTGCCGCTCTCGCTGCTGCTGGGCCTCGGCCTCTACTGGGCGCTCTTCGGCTTCGTGGTGCGCGCCGACGAGGAGACGCGGGTGAAGAACTCGCTGCTGATCGGCTTCGGCCTGGCTCTGGCGCTCCACGCCCTGGCCGTCCGGCTGTGGACAGCGGACGAGCGCTCCATCATCACCCCCTACGGTGGCGCGGTGGTCAGCGTGGGCGACCTCTCGATCCCTGTCGTCCGTCTGCTGAGCCTCGCGCTGGCCTTCGCCCTGATCGGCGGGTTGCACCTCCTGCTGAGGCACTGGCGCTGGGGCAAGGCCATCCGCGCCACCGCCGAGGACTGGCAGGCCGCGCTCCTGACCGGCATCGACGTCCGGCGCGCATACCTCCTCGCCTTCGCGATCGGCACCGGCCTCGCCGGCGCCGCCGGCACGCTGGTCAGCGTCGGCTACTCGGTCAGCCCCTCGATCGGGCTCGAGTGGACGCTCAAGGCGCTGATCGTCGTCGTCCTCGCCGGGCTCGGCTCGATGATCGGCACCTTCGTCGGCGGTCTCTTCCTCGGCCTGGCGGAGGCGGCGAGCGCGGCCGCCTTCGGCGGCCCGTACCGCGAGGTGGTTGGGCTGGTCATCTTCGTGGTCGTGCTGGTCGTCCGCCCGCGCGGGCTCTTCGGGCGGTGA
- a CDS encoding branched-chain amino acid ABC transporter permease, giving the protein MRRLARRHELGWAGAILISLAALALLPLVVRRDDVLNFVFLILLSITLAESWNIAAGYAGQVNLGHSAFFGLGALVARTLWIGGTPIVLAMAAGAGVATAIALLIGVAAFRLRGAYFAIGTLALGEISRTTVGNVLPEISTLPTATIAAYRLSHRYYLALALAAVSVAAVAALATSRVGLGMQAIREDEEAAEASGVGALGLKLTALALSTGLAGLAGGLFAYYHISYYPSHPFSPHWTFDALLVTFIGGVGTLHGPVLGAVLYVFLKEYLALRWVDFHLLVFGALFIAIVLLLPGGLVQAAERARRLLAR; this is encoded by the coding sequence GTGAGGCGACTGGCCAGGCGGCACGAGCTGGGCTGGGCGGGGGCCATTCTGATATCCCTGGCCGCGCTGGCGCTGCTGCCGCTGGTCGTCCGTCGGGACGATGTCCTCAACTTCGTCTTCCTGATCCTGCTCTCGATCACGCTCGCCGAGAGCTGGAACATCGCCGCCGGCTATGCCGGCCAGGTGAACCTGGGGCACTCGGCCTTCTTCGGCCTCGGCGCGCTGGTGGCGCGCACGCTCTGGATCGGCGGCACACCGATCGTGCTCGCCATGGCGGCGGGCGCCGGGGTGGCGACGGCCATCGCGCTGCTCATCGGCGTGGCCGCCTTCCGGCTGCGCGGCGCCTACTTCGCCATCGGGACGCTCGCGCTGGGAGAGATCTCGCGGACCACGGTCGGCAACGTCCTCCCGGAGATCTCCACGCTGCCCACGGCCACCATCGCCGCCTACCGGCTGTCGCACCGTTACTATCTCGCGCTGGCTCTGGCCGCCGTGTCGGTGGCCGCGGTGGCGGCCCTGGCGACCTCGCGGGTCGGGCTCGGGATGCAGGCGATCCGCGAGGACGAGGAGGCGGCCGAGGCGTCCGGCGTCGGGGCGCTGGGGCTCAAGCTGACGGCGCTGGCGCTCTCCACGGGACTGGCCGGGCTGGCCGGCGGGCTCTTCGCCTACTACCACATCAGCTACTATCCGTCGCATCCCTTCAGCCCGCACTGGACCTTCGACGCGCTCCTGGTCACCTTCATCGGCGGCGTCGGCACGCTGCACGGCCCCGTGCTGGGCGCCGTCCTCTACGTCTTCCTCAAGGAGTACCTGGCCCTGCGCTGGGTGGACTTCCACCTATTGGTCTTCGGCGCCCTCTTCATCGCCATCGTGCTCCTGCTCCCCGGGGGGCTGGTGCAGGCGGCCGAGCGCGCGCGGCGGCTCCTGGCGCGCTGA
- a CDS encoding OmpA family protein, producing MAELKNIHFDLDQAKIRSSDARLLQDNARWLKSRRDMTIVIGGHADERGSDDHNLKLGERRANAVRGYLIAQGVEADRVTTASYGERSPLCPEHTEGCWAQNRRAEFRAKAR from the coding sequence ATGGCCGAGCTGAAGAACATCCATTTCGACCTGGACCAGGCGAAGATCCGTTCGAGTGACGCCCGGCTCCTTCAGGACAATGCCCGCTGGCTCAAGTCGCGCCGGGACATGACGATCGTCATCGGCGGCCACGCCGACGAGCGCGGCTCGGACGACCACAACCTGAAGCTCGGGGAGCGGCGCGCGAACGCCGTCAGGGGCTACCTGATCGCCCAGGGGGTCGAGGCCGACCGCGTCACGACCGCCAGCTACGGCGAGCGCAGCCCGCTCTGCCCCGAGCACACCGAGGGCTGCTGGGCCCAGAACCGGCGTGCCGAATTCCGGGCGAAGGCCCGGTAG
- a CDS encoding ABC transporter ATP-binding protein, whose protein sequence is MIGGADRVLEIRDVVAAYGDIRALSGVTLSVGSGEIVALLGPNGAGKSTLLKSIAGLLRPRAGVIRWEGEDLRSVGTHLIVERGLAMVPEGRRLFGSMTVEDNLELGAFAARARVQKRANLERVYALFPVLSERRRQIVGALSGGQQQMVAVGRALMTNPRLLMLDEPSLGLAPRLVGSILEALVEINRAGVAIFLVEQNVQAALTLAHRAYVLEGGRIVGEGRGAELLQDPHVRRSYLGPLA, encoded by the coding sequence GTGATCGGGGGAGCCGACCGCGTGCTTGAGATCCGTGACGTCGTGGCGGCCTACGGCGACATCCGGGCCCTGTCGGGAGTGACGCTCTCCGTCGGATCGGGCGAGATCGTCGCCCTGCTCGGCCCGAACGGGGCCGGCAAGAGCACGCTCCTCAAGTCGATCGCGGGGCTCCTCCGCCCGCGCGCGGGCGTGATCCGCTGGGAGGGCGAAGATCTGAGATCCGTCGGCACCCACCTGATCGTCGAGCGCGGCCTGGCCATGGTGCCGGAGGGGCGCCGCCTCTTCGGCAGCATGACGGTGGAGGACAACCTCGAGCTGGGCGCCTTCGCCGCCCGGGCGCGGGTGCAAAAGCGAGCGAACCTGGAGCGGGTCTATGCGCTGTTTCCCGTCCTCAGCGAACGCCGCCGGCAGATCGTCGGTGCGCTCTCCGGCGGCCAGCAGCAGATGGTGGCCGTGGGGCGCGCGCTCATGACCAACCCGAGGCTCCTGATGCTCGACGAGCCCTCGCTGGGGCTGGCTCCCCGCCTGGTGGGGTCGATCCTGGAGGCCCTGGTCGAGATCAACCGCGCCGGCGTGGCCATCTTCCTCGTCGAGCAGAACGTGCAGGCCGCGCTTACCCTCGCCCACCGCGCCTATGTCCTCGAGGGGGGCCGGATCGTCGGCGAGGGTCGCGGTGCCGAGCTGCTGCAAGACCCGCACGTCCGCCGCTCCTATCTCGGCCCGCTCGCGTGA
- a CDS encoding aquaporin yields MSRTASEGLVVLKMPSALLGAEVRSVAARRALSAELLGTLLLTFFTAGVVIVTGGMLGEKLSSSRLLVTSMAHGLAFGLLVYTMAGMSAGHLNPVLTLGAMIMRQMTLTRGVMYLAAQLVGAVCGAVLLKLALPAGVPLVLGLPALGPRVTAEAALVVEGMLAFTLVVAFLASGGKGSAPVVVGLTTTLGRLFGMALTGAPMNPALVFGVALASGMWTGHWVWWVGPLLGSALAALCWHSWFSKGEKHSGDGRAWR; encoded by the coding sequence ATGAGCAGAACAGCGTCAGAAGGGCTCGTCGTCCTCAAGATGCCGTCAGCACTGCTGGGCGCCGAGGTCCGGTCCGTTGCGGCTCGGCGAGCGCTCTCGGCGGAGTTACTCGGGACCCTGCTGCTGACCTTTTTCACGGCAGGGGTGGTGATCGTCACCGGAGGGATGCTGGGAGAGAAGCTCTCGTCGTCCCGCCTGCTGGTCACCTCGATGGCGCACGGCCTGGCCTTCGGGCTCCTGGTCTACACGATGGCCGGCATGTCCGCGGGTCATCTGAACCCGGTTCTCACGCTCGGGGCCATGATCATGCGCCAGATGACCCTCACGCGCGGTGTGATGTATCTCGCCGCTCAGCTCGTCGGCGCCGTCTGTGGCGCCGTCCTGTTGAAGCTCGCGCTACCGGCAGGAGTGCCCCTGGTCCTCGGTCTTCCGGCGCTCGGCCCCCGGGTCACCGCGGAAGCCGCCCTCGTGGTGGAAGGGATGCTCGCCTTCACCCTGGTGGTTGCGTTCCTGGCCTCCGGCGGCAAAGGGTCGGCTCCAGTCGTCGTCGGTCTCACGACCACGCTCGGGCGGCTCTTCGGCATGGCGCTGACCGGGGCCCCGATGAACCCGGCGCTCGTGTTCGGCGTCGCCCTCGCCTCGGGAATGTGGACCGGCCACTGGGTCTGGTGGGTCGGCCCCCTGCTGGGCTCGGCGCTGGCGGCCCTGTGCTGGCACTCGTGGTTCTCGAAGGGCGAGAAACACAGCGGGGACGGTCGCGCCTGGCGGTAG
- a CDS encoding response regulator codes for MPSTTSELLVGVHVLVVDDNADTLELFKTILEYTGALVSVAKTAEQALRFFDHVVPDVLVSDISMPERDGYWLIGELRARDAERGGAVPAIAVTAILEHGPRQVLSAGFQVHLRKPVDPWELCRVVETLARPRQ; via the coding sequence GTGCCGTCTACTACGAGTGAGCTGCTGGTCGGCGTTCACGTCCTGGTGGTTGACGACAATGCCGACACGCTAGAGTTGTTCAAGACGATCCTCGAGTACACCGGGGCCCTGGTGTCGGTGGCCAAGACCGCCGAGCAGGCGCTCCGCTTCTTCGACCATGTCGTACCCGATGTCCTGGTCAGCGACATCTCGATGCCGGAGCGCGATGGCTACTGGCTCATCGGAGAGCTACGGGCGCGCGACGCCGAGCGAGGCGGCGCGGTCCCGGCCATCGCGGTGACGGCGATCTTGGAGCACGGGCCCCGGCAAGTCCTGTCCGCCGGCTTTCAGGTCCACCTCCGCAAGCCCGTCGATCCGTGGGAGCTCTGCCGCGTCGTCGAGACACTGGCGCGACCGCGCCAGTGA